The Ignavibacteriales bacterium DNA segment AACTGATGAAGTGGCAGATTGTAAAGCGACATTACATCACTCATTCCAAGTGGGCCATTAACAACCTGTACATCCTCGCGTTTAATTTCGAGATTTTCGATAAGCGTATCAAGCATAAACTCAGGCATCTGCCCTTCAACCTCAAGCCTTACAACGCTTCCGAATCTTCGCTGCTTAATGTTTTCTTCAATAACACTTAGCAAGTCATCAGCTTCATCTTCTTGCAATTCGATATCGGTATCTCTTGTGATTCTGAATTTGTGAGCTTCAAGGATTTCAGTTCCGGGGAAAAGAAATTTAAGATTGGCTTTTATCAAATCGCCAAGCCAGATAAACCGTGCGGAGCATTTTCCATTCACCTGAATTTTCTTTTGCGGGTCAATTATTTTATCAATCTGCATCAATCGCGGCAGAATGCTCGGGACTTTAACTCTTGCAAAATGATTTTCGCCGTTCGGCATTTTTACAAGTATAGCAAGGTTTAAACTCAAGTTTGAAATGTACGGGAATGGTCTGCCGGGATCAAATGCAAGGGGGGTTAAGACGGGATATATTTCTTTAGTGAAGTAGTCAGTAAGTATAGCTTTTTCTTTCTCATTTAAATCGTTATATCTTAATACAGATACGCCATAGTTTTTAAGTGTCGGAACAATCTCTTCTGCCCACAATCTATGGATCTCTTTAATCATTGGCTTCAAAGTTTTTTCAATCTTCTGAAGTTGAACTATAGGAGTTAATCCATCAATGGACGGTTCAGCAACTCCGGCGGCAATTTGTTCTTTTATCCCTGCAACTCTTATCATATAAAATTCATCAAGGTTGGTGCTAAAGATTGAGAGAAATTTTATTTTTTCGAGTAAAGGAAGTTCAGGATTAAGCGCTTCGTCAAGTACCCGGCGATTAAATTCTACCCAGCTTAAATCACGATTGAAAAAATTAGCGGGATTATTATACTTTTTTAGTAAATCTTTTGTGCTCATATTATTTCTGTTTTCGGATTGAAATATAAATTATTTAGTTCTAAAATTCTGTGATAAAAGAAATAATTAGCTATTATTGTGCCATCTAATGAATATTTCTTCAATCGTTTTTCGCTGATTATGCTTAAAATTCACCTATTGATTTTTCAAAGCAATTCGCATCGTAAATTTTGGAGAATAAAGAGGTAAAAAAGATAGAATTAGTTTCTTTTCGTATTGAAGAAAATTTTTTTAATGATAATAATTTGTAAAAATTGAATTTCAATCTGGCTTTTCATGCTTTTGTAATAGCAGTTACTTTGATTGGTGTAGCCATAGGACGATACCCAAAACTGCGAATGAACCGGGCGACAATTGCGCTGGTCGGGGCGGTGGTGCTTGTTCTTACCGGTGCACTTTCTCTTGATCAGGCATTTTCCGCAATTGATATGAACACAATAGTTCTGCTGTTAGCGATGATGATAATTAATGCTAACCTTCGAATGTCCGGTTTTTTTGGAATTATCGCCGACAAAGTTGTACAAATCTCACGCACTCAAAATGATCTTCTAATTATAATAATTTTTACTTCCGGCATTCTATCTGCACTCTTTTTAAATGATACAATAGTCTTAATGTTCACTCCGCTATTGTTAGAAATTACAAGGAGGGGTGATATAAATCCAATTCCATTTTTAATAGCGCTGGCAACTTCAGCAAATATTGGATCAGCGGCTACTATAATTGGTAATCCACAAAACATGCTTATCGGAATCAGCTCAGGAATTGATTTCAGGACTTTTGCATTTTATCTAACTCCAATCTCAATAATCGGGTTGATGGTCGCCTTGATCGTAATAAAAATTATTTACCGAAAATCTATCCGATCGAATAAGATTAATTTTTTAAAACATAAACCAGCCAAACCATACAAACCACTTCTGTATAAAAGTATCATAGCTTCAGTATTAATGTTGATAGCTCTAAATATTGGAATGTCAATTACTCTTGCAGCTATTGGTGGGGCTTCATTGCTGTTAATTACACGAAGACTTAAACCTGAAAGAGTTTTTAGAGAAATTGACTGGACACTTTTAGTATTTTTTGCATCACTTTTTATAGTTACTCATTCGATTGAAACTACCAGATTATCTGAAGAGATTTTCAGCTCAAATGTAGTTTGGATAACAAATGATTTATGGCGTTTTTCCGGAAGCGCTATGCTGCTAAGTAATTTGGTTTCGAATGTTCCGGCAGTACTTCTTTTCAAACCAATTATTAAAATGATGAATAATCCTCAAATAGCATGGTTAGTTTTGTCTATGGCAACGACATTTGCTGGAAATTTAACATTGATAGGTTCTGTGGCGAATCTTATAGTTGCCGAATCAGCGAAGAAGGAGGGAGTTAAGCTATCTTTTAAGGAATATTTAAAAGCAGGTATTCCTATCACTATAGCAACCGTTATTTTGGGTGTAATTTGGTTCTTGATCATCTCCGGATGAACGCTTGAAATAATAACTAAATATATTTTTATTTAATTATTTTTTATGAAATCCATTTTTATCCTCAGAGCCAAACGGGGATCGAAAAATCCCAATTCCAACAAGAAGATAAATCAGGATAACCAATAAGATCAAATAAAATAGATTAATCATATTCTCCTTCAAAGAATAGATATTATTAATATGACACTTATCGGAAAATTATTAGAGAATTTTTTAGAAAATTGTCTTGAAGCGGTCTTTTTGAAAAGATTTTATATTGAAATGAGGTAGAAATGCAGAAGAGGCTTTCTCAAAAGTGTCATTCTGTGGCGATGCCATCGGAATCTAATGCTTCCATTCTGTTTAATATTTACAAGCTGATCCCGATGTATAGGACAGGATGACAAAAACTGACTTTTGAGACAGCCTCCTCAAGTCTAATTGATTATTTTGCAGCGATTATTTCGTTGGCAAATAATTTTTGAAATTCTTTTGGTTTTCTTTCTTTCCAACTTCCTTTATGATAAGCATACCCGGCAATCAACGGAAGAGCAATAGTTGCCTCTGCATAAACCATTTGTTCAAAAGTGGTAGAAACTTTTCCCCAACTGCTCGCTTCTTTTAAAGTTGAACCGGATAAAGCACCATCTCTTTCATCAGCAACAGTGATTTGAACGGCATATTTGTGCATCTGTGCATCTTCCTGTAGAATATCTGCGGCAACAACAATGTCTTGCGTGAAGTTTTTAGGAACCCCGCCCCCAACCATGAATATCCCGGTCTCCCTGCAATTTAATTTTATTTTTGTCAGTTCAAGAAAATCTTTTGCAGAGTCAACAGAGACATGTTTATCGGGATTATTTGTTTGATGCATGATAAATCCGAACCCGGCAGAACAGTCAGAAAAAGCAGGAACAAATATGGGAACATTCTTTTTATAAGCTGCGTAGATAACCGAGTCATCTACTTTTGGTCCGCCATTCATTTCAAGATATCTGCCAAACTCATAAAGAAATTCTCTAGAGGAATAGGGCTTTGGATCCATTGTATCGAAAATTTTTCCACAAGTTTCGTCGCAAACTCTTAGCTCATCTTCATCAATAAAAGTATCGTAGATTCTATCAATATGAAGGTCTCGCATTTCATTATCATCAACAAACGGAGAACCAATGTAGTGCTTAAATCCAAGTGCTTCAAAGAAATCCTGATCAACCATAATTGCACCTGTCGAAACGATTGCATCAACCATGTTATTCATAATTAAATCATAAACAATTTTTTTCAAACCTGCACTGAATAAACTTCCGGCAAGTGTGAGAATGATCCCGCAGTCTTTATCTTTTTGCATCATATCAAAAATTTTTGCTGCACGGTTCAAATCGCGTGAAGAAAAAGCCATGTATTCCATTGCATCAACTAATGGCACTACATTATGTTTTTTAATATCTATGTGTCTGATAACATCTTTTAAATAATCTTTTTTCGTTGACATTTTATACTCCTTCTTTTTTCTTTCAAATATAAATAATCTTTGATAAATCAAAGTATGTTAGTGGAAAACATTTTTCCGTCAGAAAAATAATTTGGCAAATTTTAACACACCCTGTTTCCATGGAACACGATGGGAAATACCGCTTGTGTTTTCAAATTCGTTAAGATGTTCTAAATACCATTTGTAGTTTCTGACTAATGCATCTTTGTTTGAGAATTTTGGTTTAAAGCCGAGTTTTTTTTCTGCTTTTTCAATTGAAACGAAGGAATCTTTTGAGGCAGTTTCATAAACCCACTTATATAGCGGCGAAAGTTTCAGCGCTTCCAAAATTCTTAGCAGCCAGATAATAGGTGTTTCGGGCAGTCCAACAATCTTTTTACCGTAACCGGTATAGTCCAAAACTGCCTGATAATCTTCACGCATAGTAGTGAATTGTTTTGCTCCAATATTAAAAGTATCATTTACTATTTTTTCATCGAGTTTACAACACAAATAAATTGCCTCGCAAAGATCCTCCACGTCCAACAATTGATATTTATTTTTACCGCTGCCTATCATTGGGAAGCCGCGTTTATCTTTCGCCCAATCATAAAACAAAGCAAACACACCCAATCTTTCGGGTCCGATAAATGATTTGGGACGTATAATAGGGACACACATTCCCTCTTCTCGTTTTTTCAAACATTCTTCCTCTGCCAAAATCTTAGCTTTGCCATAGTGTCCAACTCCATCAAGTTTATCGTATTCAAACAAAGGGTGGTGATCAGGAATTCCATAAACAGCAGTAGAGGAAATGTGAATAAATCTTTTAACATTATTTTTTTGTGCTTGTTTCAGGAGTAATCGGGTTCCCTCAACATCCGTTGTAAAAATTTCATCAGCAGTATAAAGTGGAAGAGCAGCAGCAGTGTGAATCACTATGTCAATATTTTTTAATGATTTTGAAACTATCGTTTCATCACGAATATCACCTGTAATGATTTCTACTTTGTCATTCATGTCCTTATAATTAAAAGGAACAATATCGAGTGATACTATTTCATGCCCTTGATTATGCAAATAGCGGACGAGATTTATACCAAGAAAACCGGCTCCGCCTGTAATTAAAAATTTCATTTTAGCTCCGAGTGATGCGTTGACATTTTAAGTTAATTCTTCTATCTAATCTAATTGAGTTGAATTAACCTATTCTTAATCGTAATTTCGATTAAATGAATTTTGAATATTTAAATAACAAAAATAAAAAACTTTATCTGAGTTTAGCTTTATCTGCTCTGACTCATGTATTTATTTTTTTGTTTTTAGCTTTTTTATTAGGGATAAAAATTAAGAAGCCGATTGTAAACCCCATCTATTTGAATTTCAGTAACGTTACCGAATACCCTCGGGATGAATATGAAACTACGAAGTCGGAACCGGAGGATTCCAAAAAATTAAAACAGACGAATGAGAACACAAAAGAATTAGTTGAACCAATAAAACAAGTACCATTGAACTACCATTTATTTTCTGATTTAGATGCTGATACTTCTGATTTGCAACAAGTATATTTTGAAACTACACTTGACGTGACGATAAAATATCCCGCTGGGTGGACATTTATTGATCAAAATGTTAAGAATAAATTAGATGGCGTGACATTCTGGTTACTTAATTCAGAAATTAAACCTCCGCCTTATGTTCATCTCGAAGTACTTGATAAATATTTGTTCAATCCCGCAAGATTTAATGATAGTTTGAAAATCTCTGATTTCTGGATCTATTATGCGGAACCGAAGGAACTGGAAGGACAGATAACGCAAGTGCTCTACATTCGTACGGATATTGATGAGGATTTTAGTTTAAAAATTATGGTTAATAATTGGGAAAATTATAGAAATTTTCAGCCAAAATTGCTTGGAATGTTAAAAACCTTCGATTTTAAGCGATCTCTCTTCTAACTCTTCTCATCAATTTATAGGCAATGAAATGTTTTAGAGTTAATATTCTTGACTTTCTACATACATAAAAGTATCTTTACAAACTTATTTGATAAAATTTATCCAATTTGGAGTGTATTCTTGAAACAAGAAAAATTAACAAGATTTATTACCACTGAAGACGCGAATCGAAAGTGGTACATAGTAGATGCAAAAGATAAAGTCCTTGGTCGTTTGGCTACAGAAGTTGCCCGAGTTATACGAGGCAAACATAAACCGATTTTTACCCCCAATTTCGACACGGGTGACTTTGTTATTGTAATAAATGCTGCTAGCGTTCGGTTCACCGGCAAACGAGAAACTTTGAAATCTTATTTCTGGCATAGCGGTTATCCGGGTGGGCTTAAAAATGCCAAATTGCAGAATGTCCGTGCTACCAATCCAGAATTTATTATTGAGAATGCCGTTAAAGGAATGTTACCCAAAAATCGTTTGGGTAATAAATTAATTAAAAAGTTAAAGGTTTATGCTGGAGAAGTTCATCCTCATGCAGCACAGAAACCTGAAGTATTAAGTTTTTCGGAGAAAGTATAAATGGCAGATCAAATTTTTATCGGAAGAAGAAAAACTTCTGTAGCACGTGTAATATTGAAGAACGGTGAAGGAAAAATCACAGTCAATGGTATCGAATTTGAGAAAGCATTCCCGCAGGAATTAGACAGAGAAGATATTATAGCTCCATTTAGAGTTACAGAGACACTTGGTCAGTATGACGTTAGAATAAATGTTAATGGAGGCGGCACTACAGGACAGGCTCAAGGTATCAGACTTGGTATTTCGAGAGGTTTAGTTAGTATAAATCCTGAATATAAACCCCTCCTTAAAGCCGAAGGATTTATGACACGAGATCCAAGAATGGTTGAGCGTAAAAAATACGGACAACCGAAAGCTCGTAAACGATTCCAGTTCTCTAAGAGATAATTACGGAGTTCAAGTTCAAGTTCATGTTACTTTTTCTTGAACTTGAACTTGAACTTGAACCTGAACTTTACCATAAACTTGTACATTTTTTAAACAACATACTTTCGGATTTACCTCCTGTGCTCCGATGAATCGGGGTGGAAGGCAAAGATGAAGAAAGTAGCAGAAAACAACAGGAGACATTATGAAAAAAATTGAGATAACTCAGCTTATCGAAGCTGGAGCGCACTTCGGACATCTTACCCGTCGTTGGAACCCTAAAATGAGGAATTACATCTTCATGGAACGAAACGGCATTCACATCATTGACCTTAAACAAACACAATCCTTACTTTACCAGGCGGCTGAAATTTTATCGAAATTTGTGGCTGACGGTAACAAAGTACTTTTTGTTGGAACTAAAAAACAAGCAAAAGGAATTATTGAATCAGAATCAAGACGCTGCGAAATGAATTGGGTCAGTGAACGCTGGCTAGGCGGTATGCTTACGAATTTTTCTACAATTAGAAAAAGTGTTAAGCGGTTAACAAATATTGAAAAGCAGGAGATTGACGGAACGTTTGATAAAATTACCAAGAAAGAAAGACTCTTTCTTACCAGAGAAAAAGATAAACTGAAAAAAATTCTTCAGGGAGTTGAAACAATGGCTAAACTTCCAGGAGCCATTTTTGTCGTTGATATTAAAAAGGAAGCTATTGCTGTTCAGGAAGCAAAAAGATTGAATATTCCGGTCTTTGCTATTGTAGATACAAACTGTGATCCAAATGAAGTTGACTATATGATTCCCGCTAATGATGACGCAGTAAAAACAATTGAAATCATTACTCAATTTCTTGCTGATGCAGTTATCGAAGGTGCGGTTAAAGCAAAAGAACTTAAAGCTGAAGAAGCTGCTGAGAGGGAAAGATTACGAAAGGAAAAAGAAGTAAAAGATTCTGAGGAAAAGAAAAAAATAGCTAAAGCAAAGTCTGAACCTAAAACCGACGAAAGTGAAGCGACAACCGACTCTACACAATCATAGAATTGATTTTTAAATTTTAATAAAGGGAAAAATATTTAAATGGAAATTAGTGCAACTCAAGTAAATGAATTGAGAAAAAAAACCGGCGCGGGAATGATGGACTGTAAAAAAGCCCTCACCGAAGCTAATGGTGATATAGAAAAAGCTATCGAAGTACTTCGTAAAAAAGGTGCTGCCGTAGCTGCTAAACGTGCGGAAAAATCTGCTAATGAAGGAATTATTCTTACTAAAGTTTCGAGCGATAAAAAAGAAGGCGTTATTCTGCAGATAAATTGCGAAACGGATTTCGTTGCAAAGAGCGAAGATTTTATTTCCTTCACTAACGCAGTCGTTAATACTGTCTCTGAATTAAAACCCGAAAATGTTGACACTCTGTTAGAAAAAAGTTCTTTAATCAGCAATGGAATAAATGATCTGCTCGGCAAGGTAGGGGAGAAAATTGAAATCTCCCGATTCAAAATTGAAACAGCGCCGGATGGTCTAATCGTAGATTATATTCACATGGGCAGCAAGCTCGGTGTATTAGTCAAGTTTGAAAACGCACCGGCTGACAACAACGAACTTGCTGTAATAGGCAAAGATATAGCAATGCAAGTGGCTGCAATGAAACCCATCACCACTTACCGCGAAGAAGTGGCTAAAGATGTTGTTGAAAAAGAAATAGATATTTATAAAGAACTTGCCCGAAAAGAAGGCAAGCCCGAAAACATGCTTGATAAAATTTCTACCGGCAGATTGAATAAATTCTACCAGGAAAATTGTTTATTCGAACAGGCTTTTATTAAAGATAATACAAAAACAGTCGGCTCGCTTATCAAGGACTTTAATTCTAAAAATAATACGCAAGTTAAACTTTCACTCTTCCACCGGTTCCATCTTGGTGACGAAAGAAAATAATTGATTCTTAAAAAGGTCTTAATTTATTTAAGACCTTTTTTTTATATTAAAACATAATAAAATAATTTTAATGAAAAATCTTAAGTATAAAAGAGTGCTGCTAAAGCTTAGCGGCGAATCATTATTAGGCGATAAAGGATTCGGCATTGATAACAAAATCTTAGAATTCTTCTCCGCAGAAGTATTGAAAGTGCACAAGGCAGGGGTACAATTAGGAATTGTTATTGGGGGAGGAAATATCTATCGGGGACTATCCGCACACGCTCAGGGAATTGACCGCGCCACCGGTGATCAGATGGGCATGCTGGCAACTATGATAAATTCTCTCGCATTGCAAAATGCCGTTGAGAATAGAGGCATTCACACAAGATTAATGAGCGCAATTAAAATGGAAGAGATTGCCGAGCCTTACATTCGCAGGAGAGCAATCAGACATCTTGAAAAAGGCAGGGTTGTTATTCTTGGCGCAGGTACGGGGCATCCATATTTCAGCACCGACACTGCAGCTTCGCTGAGAGCAGTTGAAATTGGTGCAGAAGTTATTGTAAAAGGCACCCGGGTAAATGGCGTTTATGATTCTGACCCTGAAAAAAATTCCGATGCAATTCAGTTTGAACATATAAGTTATATTGATGTAATTCAGAAAAACCTCCGCGTGATGGATTTAACTGCGGTTAGTTTATGCCAGGAAAATAAATTGCCGATGATTGTTTTTAATATGGATATACCCGGAAATTTATTGAAACTTGTCTTGGGTGAACAAGTCGGAACAATAATAAAATAATTTTATAATCTGAAAAAAGTTTAAGGTGCTGCAATGGAACAAGTAATTAAAGACGCTCAAAACAGAATGAACAAATCTATTGAAGCTTTAAGGGCAGAGCTTGCCAAAGTACGAACAGGTAAAGCTACTACCGCATTGCTCGATGGAATTAAAGTTGATTATTACGGTACACTTTCTCCTTTGACTCAAGTCGGCAATGTATCGGTGCTTGATCCGCATACTTTATCTATAACTCCGTGGGACAAGTCAATGGTTTCTGTAATTCAACATGCAATTCAGGAAGCGAATCTCGGCTTTAATCCTATCAGTGATGGAACGAATCTTAAAATTCCTGTGCCCCCCCTTACAGAAGAAAGACGAAAAGATTTTGTTAAGCTGACAAAAAAATTCGGTGAAGATTCCAGGGTTGCGATCAGAAATATCCGCCGCGATGCTAATGATCATTTGAAGCGTGAAGAAAAAGACAAGAAAATTTCTGAAGATCAATTGAAAGAAGCCGAAGCTAAAATTCAAAAGATGACTGACGAACATATAAAAATGATTGATGATGTTTTAAAGCACAAAGAAAAAGAAATCATGGAAGTCTGATAATACGTTTGGTTTTTATTTAGAGGTAAGCTTTTATTTTTTAATTCGATCTGCTTTTTAACACTGTCCCTGCCTGACTATATCCAAAAAATAAGATTTTGAGCACTCTAAACGACCCTGGAAGACGACTACGCTAAACCGGAAGATGTCGCCGCGTTGATGGTAGATGCATACGCAAGTTTGGTAGATGTCTCCCTAAGCTTCGTAGTTATCGCCGCCGATTGCGGGAATATCGCCGAAGACTTTGGAGACGAGTACGCCTCGTTTTTACACATCTACCGGCATTTGGTAGATGTGTACACGCGGACGGAAGACGACTCCCGGGAAGCCGTAGAGTGCTATATAACGAAGGAAGACCCCAAAAAATTTAACGGTAGATGATTATAAGGCTAAGTTTTTGAAAACGAGGCTGCGAATTTGACTACGGAACGATGTTTTTGTGTACGGGGCAGCGTACAAGGGAATATTGATAGTATCAAATATCATTTTTTTGAAGTGATAAAAATTGATGTAAAACTATAAAAAAACCTCCGATGGCATTGCCATCGGAGGTTTAAAATTTATGAGAAATTACTTCAGAAGCATCAATTTTTTCGAAGCAGTAAAATCATTAGATTTTATTGTGTAAATGTACACTCCGCTTGCAAGCTTGCTTGCGTTGAAGTTTACTTCGTACCTGCCTTCATTCTTAAATCCATCAACAAGTGTAGTAACTTCTCTGCCGAGTATGTCGTAAATTTTTAAAGTTACATCTCCGGCATTTGGTATCTGATATTTAATTGTTGTTGACGGATTGAAAGGGTTGGGGTAGTTTTGTGAAAGATCGTATGAGTCAACTGCTAAGTTACCTTTATAAGAAATTTCTGTGTAAGAATTCTTTCCTAATATTTCCGCATCTGCTTTTATGTCTGCGGCAAAGTATTCTGCATCAAAGTTATTATCAACTATAAGTTTTAATACAACTGTTCTATTACCAATTCCCGAAGTGTTTATCTGGTATGAGATATTTTCGTAAGGAATAACGTTGTCCTTATTATAAGTTACGTTATCATACTCACCTAAGAGTTCTCCGGTCATTTCATCAATCAGTTGTATTTTAAATGTTAATTGATCGGTACTGCTTAAACTGTTGACTGCCGACGCCGAATCTTTCGTTCCGAAAGCTACACTTAAAACTAAATTAGAATTATCAGTAAGAACAAATGAGTTTGAAACAAGAGCATCATTTAACTGGGAAGTATTTTCAAATTGAATGTCATTATCGAATTCTGTAAAGTTTATAGTTTGGTTATCAGCACTAACATCACCAATTATAAAATAAAACTCGGCTTCTGCTTTCTTTATTATTCCTTCTCTGCCGGAGTTATTGACGATCAGGTTTTCTTTAGCAATACTTCCAACACTTGGTGTTACATAAAAATAGTATGGAGATATCAACCTGAACCCAACTGCATACATCGAGTTTAAGTCTGGCGCATTGCTTAGTTGAATATCCTTACCCATTGTTCCAAAAGATCTGATAGAACCCCAGCGCCAGAATTTATTTGCACTTCCATTATTCTCACTCCAGGCAGTTATATCATTACTATTAACATAGGCGGTGGTTGGTGATGCAACATTATTGCCGTACTTGTCAAAAGTTGCACCCCAGCCGAGTGCACTTTTAACTCGTCTAACAGTTCTAATTTCCCAGGCACCAATATATCTTTTTCCCACCCAAACAATTTTTGGGTAATCACCAACAGTTATTATAGAAGGCTGCTCGTTGTAAGTGTAACCGCTTCCGTTGGAGACATTTTCAGTCCCTGAAACCGTGATACTATTATCTGATTCTTTGAACAGTGAGCAATAATTAATATCATTTGATTGTTTCCACGCAAGATGGAATTTTATAGTACTTCCGTCTTTCTTAACGCTAATGTTGGGTTAGTTGAATTGAAGTTAGTTCCTGATATAAAGCCTTCAATTTCATCCATATACCAGAGGATGTCGCCATAAACTTCTGGTAAATATCCAAAACGATAATATATTCCCTCTTGATAGCTTAAATCTTCTATCCGCCAAGCAACCATCAAGTATCCATTTGTACCGTATGCCACAACCGGTGATGCATCAATAGAATAATTATCATCATTTAGACCGGAGACATCTTGAACAGTTCCTAATGGTAACCCAACCATATTGAAATGGGCTATTTTGATTTTAAAATGATCAGAAGAAGTTCGTTCCTGAAATACAATTACCACTGTACTCATCTGAACATCTAATGACGGTAGTTTCGATTCGAGTGTTGAAAGTGGTCTTCCATTATTTGCAATGGACCAGGTAACACCGTTATCAGAACTGATTTCATACCATGCGTACCCCATGCTTGAATAAACTTTATGTAAATATCCGTTATAATCGGTTCTTACTACTTTTCTCTGATTATTATTTACATAAGCTTGAGTCGAACTTGAGTGATTAGGGTATTTATACAAGTTTGTATAGGTTTGGTTACCAGTTGGCGTGATTGTGCGCGGATTACTCGAGGACTTATTATCTGTCCACCAGACAAAGTTATAATTCTTACCATTAATTAGTTTTGGTGTAGGTGCAGTTATAGGACCAGATTCATATTGATAGATTTGTCCTATTGAACCTAACGATTGAGTGTTATCAAATTCGGTTTCTGCAATTAAATTTATTGTGGCTTTATACTTGTATGTAGCCATAAAAGTTGCATCATCTATTTGTTGATCCATAACTGAGTTCAAGGAAATAAGGGAATTATTCTTAAACCATCCACCTTGGTGATCCTGATTGCTATTAAACTTCCTTTCTATTGTTTGATAACTCTGATTAAGGGCATCGAAATGTCTTGTAGATCCATCATTAAAAGCAAATAGTTTTTCATTATTAAGTTCATTTTGTGTGTCATAATTTTGGTAATCAACATTTATTGTTCCTCCGTATGAAACTGAAGCATCAGGATTTACAAATTTATTCTTCACCGCAACTCGATCGTAAATCACATTTATTCCTTCAATATCATAACTATGAAGTGTCCTTTTATTAGGATTAGATATATCATAATACATTACAGTAGCTGAATTATTTGAGTGACATAAACCGAGTATGTGTCCCAATTCGTGTAATGCTACGGCTTGTAGGTCCTTGGCATTTGGTGGATTCTGTTGAAGCGAGAAAGAATGATACCAGTTATTTAATAATAAAACCCCTTGGCAATTTGTTTCTGGATACCAAGAAACTGCAACCCTACTTTCAGTTTGTCCTGAAGAGAGCCATTCATCACCATCCTGAACGAACTTTATAAAAATGTCAGCATCATTAGAACTAAAAGTTTCAATAACAGTAAAGGGGACAGCATTTTCCCAAGTATTAAAAGCAGCTTCAAATGCGGTTTTTTCTAAATCATCAGCAATATCATCTGTACCGTTTGCAAAATAATATTTAAGTTCTGATTTATACCAGTGTCCTCCATTAATTGTATAATTACCCATATTTGGGCAAGATGAGTTTTCACAATCTTCCCATTGAGAATAACCCGTATCAAGAAGTATTGCTAAAAAAACCGTAGTTATTAATATTGCTCTTTTAACATAAGTAAAATATGATTTCATAACACCTCCGTGATTTTTATATGTTTTTATTTACCGTGATATATTATT contains these protein-coding regions:
- a CDS encoding anion transporter, whose amino-acid sequence is MNRATIALVGAVVLVLTGALSLDQAFSAIDMNTIVLLLAMMIINANLRMSGFFGIIADKVVQISRTQNDLLIIIIFTSGILSALFLNDTIVLMFTPLLLEITRRGDINPIPFLIALATSANIGSAATIIGNPQNMLIGISSGIDFRTFAFYLTPISIIGLMVALIVIKIIYRKSIRSNKINFLKHKPAKPYKPLLYKSIIASVLMLIALNIGMSITLAAIGGASLLLITRRLKPERVFREIDWTLLVFFASLFIVTHSIETTRLSEEIFSSNVVWITNDLWRFSGSAMLLSNLVSNVPAVLLFKPIIKMMNNPQIAWLVLSMATTFAGNLTLIGSVANLIVAESAKKEGVKLSFKEYLKAGIPITIATVILGVIWFLIISG
- a CDS encoding deoxyhypusine synthase, with protein sequence MSTKKDYLKDVIRHIDIKKHNVVPLVDAMEYMAFSSRDLNRAAKIFDMMQKDKDCGIILTLAGSLFSAGLKKIVYDLIMNNMVDAIVSTGAIMVDQDFFEALGFKHYIGSPFVDDNEMRDLHIDRIYDTFIDEDELRVCDETCGKIFDTMDPKPYSSREFLYEFGRYLEMNGGPKVDDSVIYAAYKKNVPIFVPAFSDCSAGFGFIMHQTNNPDKHVSVDSAKDFLELTKIKLNCRETGIFMVGGGVPKNFTQDIVVAADILQEDAQMHKYAVQITVADERDGALSGSTLKEASSWGKVSTTFEQMVYAEATIALPLIAGYAYHKGSWKERKPKEFQKLFANEIIAAK
- the rplM gene encoding 50S ribosomal protein L13; protein product: MKQEKLTRFITTEDANRKWYIVDAKDKVLGRLATEVARVIRGKHKPIFTPNFDTGDFVIVINAASVRFTGKRETLKSYFWHSGYPGGLKNAKLQNVRATNPEFIIENAVKGMLPKNRLGNKLIKKLKVYAGEVHPHAAQKPEVLSFSEKV
- the rpsB gene encoding 30S ribosomal protein S2, whose protein sequence is MKKIEITQLIEAGAHFGHLTRRWNPKMRNYIFMERNGIHIIDLKQTQSLLYQAAEILSKFVADGNKVLFVGTKKQAKGIIESESRRCEMNWVSERWLGGMLTNFSTIRKSVKRLTNIEKQEIDGTFDKITKKERLFLTREKDKLKKILQGVETMAKLPGAIFVVDIKKEAIAVQEAKRLNIPVFAIVDTNCDPNEVDYMIPANDDAVKTIEIITQFLADAVIEGAVKAKELKAEEAAERERLRKEKEVKDSEEKKKIAKAKSEPKTDESEATTDSTQS
- the rpsI gene encoding 30S ribosomal protein S9; the encoded protein is MADQIFIGRRKTSVARVILKNGEGKITVNGIEFEKAFPQELDREDIIAPFRVTETLGQYDVRINVNGGGTTGQAQGIRLGISRGLVSINPEYKPLLKAEGFMTRDPRMVERKKYGQPKARKRFQFSKR
- a CDS encoding NAD(P)-dependent oxidoreductase, with the protein product MKFLITGGAGFLGINLVRYLHNQGHEIVSLDIVPFNYKDMNDKVEIITGDIRDETIVSKSLKNIDIVIHTAAALPLYTADEIFTTDVEGTRLLLKQAQKNNVKRFIHISSTAVYGIPDHHPLFEYDKLDGVGHYGKAKILAEEECLKKREEGMCVPIIRPKSFIGPERLGVFALFYDWAKDKRGFPMIGSGKNKYQLLDVEDLCEAIYLCCKLDEKIVNDTFNIGAKQFTTMREDYQAVLDYTGYGKKIVGLPETPIIWLLRILEALKLSPLYKWVYETASKDSFVSIEKAEKKLGFKPKFSNKDALVRNYKWYLEHLNEFENTSGISHRVPWKQGVLKFAKLFF
- a CDS encoding elongation factor Ts; amino-acid sequence: MEISATQVNELRKKTGAGMMDCKKALTEANGDIEKAIEVLRKKGAAVAAKRAEKSANEGIILTKVSSDKKEGVILQINCETDFVAKSEDFISFTNAVVNTVSELKPENVDTLLEKSSLISNGINDLLGKVGEKIEISRFKIETAPDGLIVDYIHMGSKLGVLVKFENAPADNNELAVIGKDIAMQVAAMKPITTYREEVAKDVVEKEIDIYKELARKEGKPENMLDKISTGRLNKFYQENCLFEQAFIKDNTKTVGSLIKDFNSKNNTQVKLSLFHRFHLGDERK